The Xanthomonas fragariae genome has a segment encoding these proteins:
- a CDS encoding GatB/YqeY domain-containing protein codes for MPLKQQLTDDMKAAMKSGDKHSLSVIRLINAAIKQKEVDERIEMDDAAVIAVLNKMVKQRKDSVTQFEAAARDDLAQIEREEIVVIERYLPAKMGEAEIVAVIQAAISETGASNPADIGKLMGALKPKLAGQADMGLVSTLVKQHLAG; via the coding sequence ATGCCCCTCAAGCAGCAGCTCACCGACGACATGAAGGCCGCCATGAAATCCGGCGACAAGCACAGCCTGAGCGTGATCCGGCTGATCAATGCCGCAATCAAGCAGAAGGAAGTGGACGAGCGCATCGAGATGGACGATGCCGCCGTGATCGCCGTGCTCAACAAGATGGTCAAGCAGCGCAAGGACTCGGTGACCCAGTTCGAGGCCGCCGCGCGCGACGATCTGGCGCAGATCGAGCGCGAGGAAATCGTGGTGATCGAGCGCTATCTGCCGGCCAAGATGGGCGAAGCCGAGATCGTTGCCGTCATCCAGGCTGCAATCAGCGAAACCGGAGCGAGCAACCCCGCCGACATCGGCAAGTTGATGGGCGCGCTAAAGCCCAAGCTAGCCGGTCAGGCCGACATGGGTTTGGTCTCGACGCTGGTCAAGCAGCACTTGGCAGGCTGA